One genomic window of Micromonospora sp. WMMD1128 includes the following:
- a CDS encoding UvrD-helicase domain-containing protein, with the protein MPPFSAAPPGGLPPYVADLHIHSRYSRACSRDLTLPNLGWWARRKGIGVLGTGDFTHPAWYDHLRETLHPAEPGLYRLAPEAERDIARRLPPRLASEAETDPVRFMLSVEISTIYKRDDRTRKVHHLIYLPDLDAVGRFNAALGRIGNLGSDGRPILGLDSRDLLEITLEASSDGFLVPAHIWTPWFSALGSKSGFDAIADCYADLAEHIFAVETGLSSDPEMNWRVGSLDRYRLVSNSDAHSPPALGREATVLTANRDYFAIREALRTGEGLAGTVEFFPEEGKYHADGHRLCGVNWSPERTREAGGRCPECGKPLTVGVLSRVEELADRPAGHRPPHAPEVAHLVPLAEILGELNRVGARSKKVEGKLNDLVAALGPELEILTRTPVEEIGRVGGELLAEGIGRLRRGEVRRVPGYDGEYGVITLFDPAELGTSGGGAQDALFDVPVPAQRRPTEPAPKPKAKRPAAVRPEPSRTPPPVPPLAPQPSPHEPFEPMLAGMEEVGTGLLDRLDAMQRVAASAPGGPLLIVAGPGTGKTRTLTHRIAYLCAELNVFPDQCLAITFTRRAAEELRHRLDGLLGPVAEDVTVGTFHSLGLTMLRENAAAAGLPADFRIADDADRAAARAEAGDDDQRYVALLRKKDLVDLDELLTLPVALLNGDRKLVREYRERWKWIFVDEYQDVDAVQYELLRLLSPADGNLCAIGDPDQAIYSFRGADVGYFLRFSQDFTDARLVRLNRNYRSSAPILAAAVQAIAPSSLVRGRRLDPARLDPEAPLVGRYAATSVSDEADFVVRTVDELVGGLSHRSLDTGRIDGRTTSLSFSDIAVLYRTDSQAAPLVDALARANIPVQKRSHDRLRDRPGVAAIARELRHAGFDGSLTTRVREAGRVVAERFAVPTLDGSGAVRPEDVRAAVDLLTPLARRCDGDLELFLNQLATGAEVDALDPRAEAVTLLTLHAAKGLEFPVVFLVGAEDGLLPLRWPGSEPDEDAVAEERRLFFVGLTRAQDRLYVSHTARRTRHGTERQTRPTPFLDVIDAGLFDRLGTAEPRRPRDHQLRLM; encoded by the coding sequence GTGCCTCCGTTCAGCGCCGCACCCCCCGGTGGCCTTCCGCCCTACGTCGCGGATCTGCACATCCACTCGAGATACTCCCGGGCGTGCAGCCGCGATCTGACCCTGCCGAACCTCGGCTGGTGGGCCCGGCGCAAGGGCATCGGGGTGCTCGGCACCGGCGACTTCACCCACCCCGCCTGGTACGACCACCTGCGCGAGACGCTGCACCCGGCCGAGCCCGGCCTCTACCGGCTCGCGCCGGAGGCGGAACGGGACATCGCCCGGCGGTTGCCGCCCCGGCTGGCCAGCGAGGCCGAGACGGACCCGGTCCGGTTCATGCTGAGCGTGGAGATCTCCACGATCTACAAGCGGGACGACCGGACCCGGAAGGTGCACCATCTGATCTACCTGCCCGACCTGGACGCGGTGGGCCGGTTCAACGCCGCGCTGGGTCGGATCGGCAACCTCGGGTCGGACGGCCGACCGATCCTCGGGCTGGACTCCCGCGACCTGCTGGAGATCACCCTGGAGGCCAGTTCGGACGGCTTCCTGGTGCCGGCGCACATCTGGACGCCCTGGTTCTCCGCGCTCGGGTCGAAGTCGGGCTTCGACGCGATCGCCGACTGTTACGCCGACCTGGCCGAGCACATCTTCGCCGTGGAGACCGGGCTCTCCTCCGATCCGGAGATGAACTGGCGGGTCGGCAGCCTGGACCGGTACCGGTTGGTGTCCAACTCGGACGCCCACTCGCCGCCGGCACTGGGCCGGGAGGCGACCGTCCTGACCGCGAACCGCGACTACTTCGCGATCCGCGAGGCGCTGCGCACCGGCGAAGGGCTGGCCGGCACCGTCGAGTTCTTCCCCGAGGAGGGCAAGTACCACGCCGACGGGCACCGGCTCTGCGGGGTGAACTGGTCGCCGGAGCGGACCCGGGAGGCCGGCGGGCGCTGCCCGGAGTGCGGCAAGCCGCTGACCGTGGGCGTGCTCAGCCGGGTCGAGGAGCTTGCCGACCGACCGGCGGGGCACCGGCCGCCGCACGCCCCCGAGGTGGCTCACCTGGTGCCGCTGGCCGAGATCCTGGGTGAGCTCAACCGGGTGGGCGCACGGTCGAAGAAGGTCGAGGGCAAGCTCAACGATCTGGTCGCGGCGCTCGGCCCGGAGCTGGAGATCCTCACCCGTACGCCGGTGGAGGAGATCGGGCGGGTCGGTGGCGAGTTGCTCGCGGAGGGCATCGGCCGGCTGCGCCGCGGCGAGGTGCGTCGGGTGCCGGGTTACGACGGCGAGTACGGGGTGATCACGCTCTTCGATCCGGCGGAACTGGGCACCTCGGGCGGCGGTGCGCAGGACGCGCTGTTCGACGTACCCGTGCCCGCGCAGCGGCGGCCCACGGAGCCGGCGCCGAAGCCGAAGGCCAAGCGCCCGGCGGCGGTCCGCCCCGAGCCGAGTCGCACGCCGCCGCCGGTGCCGCCGCTCGCGCCGCAGCCCTCGCCGCACGAACCGTTCGAGCCGATGCTCGCCGGCATGGAGGAGGTCGGCACCGGCCTGCTGGACCGGTTGGACGCGATGCAGCGGGTGGCCGCCTCCGCGCCCGGTGGTCCGCTGCTCATCGTGGCCGGTCCGGGCACCGGCAAGACCCGGACGCTCACCCACCGGATCGCCTACCTGTGCGCGGAGTTGAACGTCTTCCCGGACCAGTGCCTGGCGATCACGTTCACCCGGCGGGCGGCCGAGGAGCTGCGGCACCGCCTGGACGGGCTGCTGGGGCCGGTCGCCGAGGACGTCACGGTGGGCACGTTCCACTCGCTCGGGCTGACCATGCTGCGGGAGAACGCGGCGGCGGCCGGGCTGCCGGCGGACTTCCGGATCGCCGACGACGCCGACCGGGCGGCGGCCCGCGCGGAGGCCGGCGACGACGACCAGCGGTACGTGGCGCTGCTGCGCAAGAAGGATCTGGTCGACTTGGACGAGCTGCTCACCCTGCCGGTGGCGCTGCTCAACGGGGACCGGAAGCTGGTCCGGGAATACCGCGAGCGATGGAAGTGGATCTTCGTCGACGAGTACCAGGACGTCGACGCGGTCCAGTACGAGCTGCTGCGACTGCTCAGCCCGGCCGACGGCAACCTGTGCGCGATCGGCGACCCGGACCAGGCGATCTACTCGTTCCGGGGCGCGGACGTCGGCTACTTCCTGCGCTTCTCGCAGGACTTCACCGACGCCCGGCTGGTCCGGCTGAACCGCAACTACCGCTCCTCCGCGCCGATCCTGGCCGCCGCGGTGCAGGCCATCGCGCCGTCGTCGCTGGTCCGGGGCCGCCGCCTCGACCCGGCCCGGCTCGACCCGGAGGCCCCGCTTGTCGGCCGGTACGCGGCGACGTCGGTGTCCGACGAGGCCGACTTCGTGGTGCGTACCGTCGACGAGCTGGTCGGCGGCCTGTCCCACCGGTCCCTGGACACGGGCCGGATCGACGGGCGGACGACGTCGCTGTCCTTCTCCGACATCGCCGTGCTCTACCGCACCGACTCGCAGGCCGCGCCGCTCGTGGACGCGCTGGCCCGGGCGAACATTCCGGTGCAGAAACGCTCGCACGACCGGCTGCGTGACCGGCCGGGTGTCGCCGCCATCGCCCGCGAGCTGCGCCACGCCGGTTTCGACGGCTCCCTGACCACCCGGGTACGCGAAGCCGGTCGGGTGGTGGCCGAGCGCTTCGCCGTGCCGACGCTCGACGGCTCCGGCGCGGTACGCCCCGAGGACGTCCGCGCGGCCGTGGACCTGCTCACCCCGCTGGCCCGGCGCTGCGACGGCGACCTCGAACTCTTCCTCAACCAGCTCGCGACCGGCGCGGAGGTGGACGCGCTCGACCCGCGCGCCGAGGCGGTCACGCTGCTCACGCTGCATGCGGCCAAGGGCCTGGAGTTTCCGGTGGTGTTCCTGGTCGGGGCCGAGGACGGCCTGCTGCCGCTGCGCTGGCCCGGCTCCGAGCCGGACGAGGACGCGGTGGCCGAGGAGCGCCGACTCTTCTTCGTCGGGCTGACCCGGGCGCAGGACCGGCTCTACGTCAGCCACACCGCCCGTCGCACCCGGCACGGCACGGAACGCCAGACCCGTCCGACGCCGTTCCTCGACGTGATCGACGCGGGCCTGTTCGACCGGCTCGGCACCGCCGAGCCGCGCCGCCCGCGCGATCACCAGCTCCGCTTGATGTGA
- a CDS encoding metallophosphoesterase: MLAMATFVGFVVLVIGLIHFYLWKRLVRDTTRPGRWRRVGAVAALLLALLVPATLAGTRNGWYWLAWPGYLWLALMFYLLVLLLVLEVPTAVVRLVMRRRARSATAEGPEPEPALVGTGNPPAAPASTGDAADGQPAADAAGARFTGDRPPAADTRGARPVDHADPGPPAADIRGARSVDHADPGPPAGVAAGHDPSRRLLLARGTAIFAGLTAAGITGYGVRTAMGPPRLDRVRIPLAKLPRSMDGLRIATVSDIHLGPLRGRAHTERIVAMINRLDADLVAVVGDLVDGTVAELGEAAAPLRDLRSRYGSFFVTGNHEYYSGVEEWVREVDRLGLRVLQNERQEIRARGGVLDLAGVNDVTAAGTGLAAPADYAAALGDRDPSRPVVLLAHQPVAAHEAATFGVDLQLSGHTHGGQMVPFNLAVKLQQPVVSGLGEVDGTKVYVTNGAGFWGPPVRVGAPPQVTLVELRAP; this comes from the coding sequence GTGCTGGCGATGGCGACATTCGTGGGTTTCGTCGTGCTCGTCATCGGCCTGATCCACTTCTACCTGTGGAAGCGGCTGGTCCGGGACACCACCCGTCCGGGCCGGTGGCGGCGGGTCGGGGCGGTGGCGGCGCTCCTGCTCGCGCTGCTGGTGCCGGCGACGCTGGCCGGCACGCGGAACGGCTGGTACTGGCTGGCCTGGCCGGGCTACCTCTGGCTGGCTCTGATGTTCTACCTGCTGGTGCTGCTGCTCGTGCTGGAGGTGCCGACCGCGGTGGTGCGTCTCGTCATGCGCCGGCGCGCCCGGTCGGCCACCGCCGAGGGTCCGGAACCCGAGCCGGCGCTGGTGGGCACCGGCAACCCGCCCGCCGCGCCCGCCTCGACCGGCGACGCGGCTGACGGCCAGCCCGCCGCGGATGCCGCTGGCGCGCGGTTCACCGGCGACCGGCCGCCGGCCGCGGACACCCGCGGCGCGCGGCCGGTCGACCACGCCGACCCGGGACCGCCGGCCGCGGACATCCGCGGCGCGCGGTCCGTCGATCACGCCGACCCGGGGCCGCCGGCCGGCGTGGCGGCGGGGCACGACCCTTCCCGCCGGCTGCTGCTCGCGCGTGGTACGGCGATCTTCGCCGGGCTCACGGCCGCTGGCATCACCGGGTACGGCGTGCGGACCGCGATGGGCCCACCCCGACTGGACCGGGTCCGGATCCCGCTGGCCAAGCTGCCCCGGAGCATGGACGGGCTACGGATCGCGACCGTCTCCGACATCCACCTCGGACCGTTGCGCGGCCGGGCGCACACCGAGCGCATCGTCGCCATGATCAACCGCCTGGACGCCGACCTGGTGGCCGTGGTCGGTGACCTGGTCGACGGCACCGTGGCCGAGCTGGGCGAGGCGGCCGCACCGCTGCGGGACCTGCGCTCCCGGTACGGCAGCTTCTTCGTGACCGGAAACCACGAATACTATTCCGGAGTGGAGGAGTGGGTCCGCGAGGTGGACCGGCTCGGCCTGCGGGTGCTCCAGAACGAGCGGCAGGAGATCCGGGCCCGGGGCGGAGTGCTGGACCTGGCCGGGGTCAACGACGTGACCGCCGCCGGCACCGGGTTGGCCGCGCCGGCCGACTACGCCGCCGCGCTCGGCGACCGCGACCCGAGCCGCCCGGTGGTGCTGTTGGCACACCAACCGGTGGCCGCGCACGAGGCGGCGACGTTCGGCGTCGACCTCCAGCTCTCCGGGCACACTCACGGCGGTCAGATGGTGCCGTTCAACCTGGCGGTGAAGCTCCAGCAGCCGGTGGTATCCGGTCTGGGCGAGGTGGACGGCACCAAGGTCTACGTGACGAACGGAGCCGGTTTCTGGGGGCCGCCGGTGCGGGTCGGCGCTCCGCCGCAGGTGACCCTGGTCGAGCTGCGCGCCCCCTAG
- a CDS encoding MoaD/ThiS family protein: protein MELTVRYFAGARAAAGRAEESVPAGRSLDELLDDLASRHGERLAVVLGAASFLVDGVACHDRRASLPAGVTVDVLPPFAGG from the coding sequence GTGGAGCTGACCGTCCGCTATTTCGCCGGCGCACGCGCCGCCGCAGGTCGCGCCGAGGAGAGCGTCCCCGCCGGCCGGTCGCTTGACGAGCTTCTCGACGACCTGGCCAGCCGGCACGGCGAGCGCCTGGCGGTGGTGCTCGGGGCAGCGAGTTTCCTGGTCGACGGCGTGGCCTGTCATGATCGTCGGGCATCGTTGCCGGCCGGGGTGACGGTGGACGTGCTGCCACCCTTCGCGGGCGGCTGA
- the moaA gene encoding GTP 3',8-cyclase MoaA, translating into MTAPRTTADGLLTDRYGRVARDLRVSLTDKCNLRCTYCMPAEGLPWLAGPQLLTDEEIVRLVGVAVRRLGITEVRFTGGEPLIRPGLPGIVAAVAALSPRPRISLTTNGIGLARLAPALRAAGLDRVNVSLDTLDRARFATLTRRDRHDDVLAGLAGAATAGLTPVKINTVLMRGVNDDEAPELLRFALAHDYQLRFIEQMPLDAQHGWDRSTMVTADEILAALRAEFELRPDPAERGAAPAETWLVDGGPAQVGVIASVTRPFCGDCDRTRLTADGQVRNCLFATEESDLRAALRAGADDEEIARRWRAAMWGKRAGHGIDDPTFLQPVRPMSAIGG; encoded by the coding sequence ATGACCGCCCCCCGGACGACGGCCGACGGGCTCCTCACCGACCGGTACGGCCGCGTCGCCCGGGACCTGCGGGTCTCGCTGACCGACAAGTGCAACCTGCGCTGCACCTACTGCATGCCGGCCGAGGGCCTGCCCTGGCTGGCCGGTCCGCAACTGCTGACCGACGAGGAGATCGTCCGGCTGGTCGGTGTCGCGGTGCGCCGGCTCGGCATCACCGAGGTGCGATTCACCGGTGGCGAGCCGCTGATCCGGCCTGGTCTGCCCGGCATCGTGGCGGCCGTCGCCGCGTTGTCGCCCCGGCCGCGCATCTCGCTGACCACGAACGGCATCGGCCTGGCCCGGCTCGCGCCGGCGCTGCGCGCGGCCGGGCTGGACCGGGTCAACGTCTCCCTTGACACGCTGGACCGGGCCCGCTTCGCCACGTTGACCCGCCGCGACCGGCATGACGACGTGCTCGCCGGATTGGCCGGAGCGGCAACCGCCGGGCTGACCCCGGTCAAGATCAACACCGTGCTGATGCGCGGCGTCAACGACGACGAGGCGCCGGAGCTGCTCCGGTTCGCCCTGGCGCACGACTACCAACTCCGGTTCATCGAGCAGATGCCGCTGGACGCCCAGCACGGCTGGGACCGGTCGACCATGGTCACCGCCGACGAGATCCTGGCCGCCCTGCGCGCCGAGTTCGAGTTGCGTCCCGACCCGGCCGAGCGGGGCGCCGCGCCGGCCGAGACCTGGCTGGTGGACGGCGGGCCGGCCCAGGTCGGGGTGATCGCCAGCGTGACCCGGCCGTTCTGCGGCGACTGCGACCGCACCCGGCTCACCGCCGACGGCCAGGTGCGCAACTGCCTCTTCGCCACCGAAGAGTCCGATCTGCGGGCCGCGCTGCGCGCCGGTGCCGACGACGAGGAGATAGCCCGCCGCTGGCGCGCCGCGATGTGGGGCAAGCGGGCCGGACACGGCATCGACGACCCGACCTTCCTCCAGCCCGTCCGGCCGATGTCGGCGATCGGAGGGTGA
- a CDS encoding fructosamine kinase family protein — translation MDLAYLRAHPEHLPTFLTHQRIRETPVAGGDICTASRLTLDDGHSVFAKRWPERATQPVPDGFFATEAAGLRWLREADAVPVPEVLVALPELLALDWVEPGEPSPEAAEAFGRGLAGLHRAGAPAFGAEWTGFVGALPQDNTVEPGPWPDWFARRRLLPYLRMSVDRGALAGEAAALVEQVVDRIGECGGDEPPARVHGDLWPGNLLWGADGRAWLVDPAAHGGHRETDLAQLALFGGAPLLDRILAAYRETWPLADGWRERVPLHQLHLLLVHTALFGPAYADAVVSAARAALGGVRRATVGR, via the coding sequence ATGGACCTGGCATACCTGCGGGCACATCCGGAGCACCTGCCGACCTTCCTGACCCACCAGCGGATCCGGGAGACCCCGGTCGCCGGCGGCGACATCTGCACCGCCTCGCGGCTCACCCTCGACGACGGGCACTCCGTCTTCGCCAAGAGGTGGCCGGAGCGGGCGACGCAGCCGGTGCCCGACGGCTTCTTCGCCACCGAGGCGGCCGGCCTGCGGTGGCTGCGTGAGGCAGATGCGGTTCCGGTGCCGGAGGTGCTTGTCGCGTTGCCGGAGCTGTTGGCGCTCGACTGGGTGGAGCCGGGCGAGCCGAGCCCGGAGGCGGCAGAGGCGTTCGGCCGCGGGCTGGCCGGGCTGCACCGGGCCGGCGCGCCCGCGTTCGGCGCGGAGTGGACCGGGTTCGTCGGCGCGCTGCCGCAGGACAACACCGTCGAGCCGGGGCCGTGGCCGGACTGGTTCGCCCGGCGCCGCCTTCTGCCTTACCTGCGCATGTCGGTCGACCGCGGCGCGCTCGCCGGGGAGGCGGCGGCGCTGGTCGAGCAGGTCGTCGACCGGATCGGCGAGTGCGGCGGCGACGAACCGCCGGCCCGGGTGCACGGCGACCTCTGGCCCGGCAACCTGCTCTGGGGGGCAGACGGCCGGGCCTGGCTGGTCGATCCGGCCGCGCACGGCGGCCACCGCGAGACCGACCTGGCGCAGCTCGCGCTCTTCGGTGGCGCGCCGCTGCTGGATCGGATCCTGGCCGCCTACCGGGAGACCTGGCCGTTGGCCGACGGTTGGCGCGAGCGCGTGCCGCTGCACCAACTGCACCTGCTGCTGGTGCACACCGCGCTCTTCGGACCGGCGTACGCGGACGCGGTGGTTTCCGCCGCCCGCGCCGCGCTGGGGGGCGTCCGGCGCGCTACGGTCGGGAGATGA